One Nitrospirota bacterium genomic window carries:
- a CDS encoding phosphoglycerate kinase: MALETLVISDLELKGKRTFIRVDFNVPFDDAGAITDDTRIRSAVPTIKKAIEMGARVILASHLGRPKGKPNPKYSLKPVAVRLQEILGKPVAFAPDCIGPEVEKMVSALKDGDVLLLENVRFYAEEEKNDAEFAKSLAKLADVYVNDAFGTAHRAHATTEGITKHVSKAAAGFLMKKELDYLINAVENPTRPFTAIVGGAKVSGKIGVLEHLSNKVNKIIVGGGMANTFFKAQGFEIGDSLCEDEMLDTAKSIMAKMKANNVELLLPVDCVIAQNTEPGTQTKVVSVKDVPAGWRILDIGPESSKIYADAVKASKTIVWNGPMGLFEIEAFSAGTFALAKAVAASGGTSIIGGGDSVLAVNRAGVADKVSFISTGGGASLELLEGKVLPGVAALTKKK, from the coding sequence ATGGCACTTGAAACACTGGTAATAAGCGACTTAGAACTGAAGGGTAAAAGAACCTTTATAAGAGTGGATTTTAACGTTCCATTTGACGATGCCGGAGCCATTACGGACGACACAAGAATTCGGAGCGCTGTTCCAACGATAAAAAAGGCAATTGAAATGGGAGCCAGGGTTATCCTGGCCTCACACCTTGGCAGACCCAAGGGTAAACCCAACCCTAAGTACAGCCTCAAACCGGTGGCTGTCCGCCTGCAGGAAATCCTCGGAAAACCTGTGGCATTTGCACCGGACTGTATTGGCCCTGAGGTTGAGAAAATGGTGTCAGCCCTTAAGGATGGCGATGTGCTGCTCCTTGAAAACGTGAGGTTTTACGCTGAAGAGGAAAAAAACGACGCTGAGTTTGCAAAATCATTGGCAAAGCTTGCCGATGTCTATGTAAATGACGCCTTTGGCACAGCCCACAGAGCCCATGCCACCACAGAGGGTATCACAAAACACGTTTCTAAGGCGGCAGCCGGATTCCTTATGAAAAAGGAGCTTGACTACCTTATAAATGCAGTAGAGAATCCGACAAGGCCATTTACGGCCATAGTGGGAGGCGCAAAAGTATCAGGGAAGATAGGGGTACTGGAGCATCTTAGCAATAAAGTCAATAAGATTATAGTTGGCGGCGGTATGGCTAACACTTTCTTTAAAGCACAGGGCTTTGAAATCGGAGATTCACTGTGCGAAGACGAAATGCTTGACACGGCAAAGAGCATTATGGCTAAGATGAAAGCCAACAATGTGGAATTACTGCTGCCTGTTGACTGCGTAATAGCACAAAACACCGAACCTGGGACACAGACCAAAGTGGTCTCCGTAAAAGATGTACCGGCAGGATGGCGAATTCTTGACATCGGCCCTGAGTCTTCAAAGATTTATGCCGATGCCGTTAAGGCATCCAAAACCATAGTCTGGAACGGCCCTATGGGTTTGTTTGAAATTGAGGCGTTTTCTGCCGGAACTTTTGCACTGGCAAAAGCTGTAGCAGCCTCAGGCGGTACCAGTATAATCGGCGGCGGTGACTCCGTGTTGGCTGTCAATCGGGCAGGGGTAGCTGATAAGGTATCGTTTATATCAACCGGTGGCGGCGCCTCTTTGGAACTTCTTGAGGGTAAGGTGCTTCCTGGTGTTGCTGCTTTAACAAAAAAAAAATAG